In Bufo gargarizans isolate SCDJY-AF-19 chromosome 6, ASM1485885v1, whole genome shotgun sequence, a single genomic region encodes these proteins:
- the LOC122942462 gene encoding elongin BC and Polycomb repressive complex 2-associated protein, producing the protein MEPRAGYQEIAGTRMGYLHVGGRQLFALAEVLSGPLRGVPRGRVCRRMERLHIQSRRCDLRELRALKALRSVPSRAVQCCLISREDLHVLCSSSWGPNTVIPKEWMQVEGDAPQTPQKECVPSRMRAAFPPELVDIFPSALHSPATSVGYSSPSDSTIDQTSFSDTESDSSGDVYRSVEINKISRQIITRSRDCRDLKQPVKDTHTALQISSPTPPHESKAKEPSEDKMCVTQECGQSPKIAEDNEEEASLPPEEEDHDEVPQSAEPEPRVQQFDRLVRQSKLWCYARGFRTDLRDLHPAITRKCSKSPGSKRPGRPKGKGLLKKKMRKKLDRNAIGRRSASNLHAPVRPPFSFLGNFPAPPSLVVGEDGDLCPAYSLNTQDQKAVPRTHPVWGWNPGGNAIPLPPSLKFRAFPKDHL; encoded by the coding sequence ATGGAGCCCCGGGCAGGATACCAGGAAATAGCGGGCACGCGGATGGGCTACCTACATGTTGGAGGCCGACAGCTTTTTGCCCTTGCCGAGGTGCTAAGTGGCCCACTGAGAGGAGTTCCTCGGGGGCGTGTCTGTCGCCGTATGGAAAGACTGCATATTCAGAGCCGGCGTTGTGACCTACGTGAGCTCCGTGCCCTAAAGGCCCTTAGATCTGTCCCAAGTCGAGCCGTGCAGTGTTGTCTTATATCCAGGGAGGACCTCCATGTCCTTTGCTCCTCATCATGGGGGCCAAATACCGTCATTCCTAAAGAATGGATGCAAGTTGAGGGAGACGCACCTCAAACCCCTCAAAAGGAGTGTGTGCCCTCCAGGATGAGAGCCGCCTTtccacctgagcttgtggatataTTTCCAAGTGCCCTACATAGCCCAGCTACCTCAGTGGGCTACTCCAGCCCCTCAGACTCTACTATTGACCAGACAAGTTTCTCGGACACAGAATCTGACAGCAGCGGTGATGTTTATCGGTCGGTAGAGATCAATAAGATAAGTCGTCAAATCATAACGCGGAGTCGTGACTGCAGAGATTTGAAACAACCGGTAAAGgacacacacactgctctgcagATTAGTAGTCCAACGCCTCCTCATGAATCCAAGGCTAAAGAACCTTCTGAGGATAAAATGTGTGTGACCCAGGAGTGTGGCCAGTCTCCTAAAATAGCAgaggacaatgaagaggaggcatcTCTACCTCCAGAGGAGGAAGATCATGATGAGGTTCCTCAATCTGCAGAACCAGAGCCCAGGGTACAACAGTTTGATAGGCTGGTCCGGCAATCCAAATTGTGGTGTTATGcaaggggctttagaacagacTTGAGAGACTTGCACCCTGCCATTACCCGTAAGTGTAGTAAGTCCCCTGGATCCAAGAGACCAGGAAGGCCTAAAGGAAAGGGGCTACTAAAGAAGAAGATGAGGAAGAAACTGGACAGAAATGCCATTGGAAGAAGATCTGCCTCAAACCTTCACGCACCTGTTAGACCCCCATTTAgctttttgggaaattttccagCACCCCCCTCTCTAGTGGTGGGAGAGGATGGGGACCTGTGTCCGGCTTATTCTTTAAATACACAGGACCAGAAAGCTGTGCCTAGAACTCACCCTGTCTGGGGCTGGAACCCAGGAGGAAATGCCATCCCTTTACCTCCTAGTCTGAAATTTAGGGCATTCCCCAAGGACCATCTGTGA